The sequence AGGGCGGGGACCTGGCCTTCAAGCGGATGAGCGTGCCGCTCTACACTCACGACTGGTATCCGCTGTGGGAAGCGGCGGCCGAGTGCCACTTTCCCATCTCCTTCCACTCGACGGGCTTCAAGGGGCTGCGCACGCCGGATACGCCCAAGATGGAGCAGGAATACTCGCTGCAGTGGCGGCTCGTGCGCTCGTCGCTCTTCCAGCTCGATGGGATGGAGGTGCTGGTGTCCCTGATCGCCTCGGGCGCCTGCGAGAAGTATCCGGACTTCAGGTTCATCCTGGGCGAGTCGGGCGTGACGTGGATCCCCTATGTCCTCGACCGGCTGGACACGGAGTACAACGACCGGGCGCGCAACCTCGGCTTCTCCATGAAGCCCAGCGACTACTTCCGGCGCCAGGGCTACACCACGTACCAGCAGGATCAGTTCATGGAGCCGATCATCCCGCTCGTGGGCGAGGACAACATCATCTGGGGCGCCGACTATCCGCACCCCGACTGCATCTGGCCGGAGTCGCGGCGGCACATCGAGGCGAACCTCGGCATGGTGTCAGAGCGCGTGCGGCGGAAGATCACGTCCGAAAACGTGATGAAGCTCTACGGCCTCCGCGCGGAGAGCATCGGGCCCGCCCGGAAAGTCGGTCAGGCGCAGGCGACCGCGTAGGCGTCCTGGACGCCCGCGGGCAGCTGGTCTTCTGACCAGGTGCGCCCGCCGTCCTGGGTCCCGAACACCTGGCCCTGGCGGCTGACGCAGTAGACCTGGTCGCGATCGCGCGGGTGCAGGCCCACCGCCATCATGGTGCTCCCCGCCTTGATGCCGTGATCGAAGCGCGTCCAGCTCTGCCCCAGGTCCTGGCTGCGATAGAGCGAGCCGTCCTTGCTGCGCGCGGCCGGGCTCAGGCACGCGAAGAGCTCGTTCGGATCGTGCGGCGACACCACGACGTCGCGGCCGTAGGTCAGCGGCGAGAAGCGTCCGATCTCCATGCTCTTCCAGCTCGAGCCGCGGTCGCTGCTCTGGAAGAGACCCATCCGCACAGCCAGGGTCACCGTGCCGGGACGGGCCGCGCTCACGCAGAGGGCGTGGCCGTCCAGCATGCCTTCGATCTCCGTGTCGCTGTCGATCTTGCTCTTGAGCTCGGGCCGCTCGGCGAGCTTGAGCAGGTCCGAGGTGCAGTCCTCCCAGCTCTCGCCGGCGTCCAGGCTCCGCATGACGCCCCCGACCTCCAGGGCCGCGTAGACCTCGTCGGGACGAGCGGGATCGGCGGCCAGACGCATCACGCGGCACACGAAGGACTTCATCTTCACGCGCTCGGGCTGGGTGGCCTTCGGGAGTTTCCGCCAGCTGTCACCGCCGTCATCGCTCCGATACACGCCGACGGGCGAGGTGCCAGCATAGAGGATGCGCGGATTCTTCGGGTGCACCATGATCGACCAGACCTCGGTGCCGTCGTCGGGGAAGGAGAGACGCTCCCACCGCTCGCCGCGGTTCGTGCTCCGGTAGGGGCCGCTGCGCGTCCCGAGGTAGATGATGTCCGGGTTGGTCGGGTGCACGGTGATGGCTTGGACCTGGCTGGCCTCGGGCAGGCCCTCGGTGAGAGCCGTCCAGCCGCCCTCGCCGACCGTCCGCCGGAAAATGCCTCCGCGAGCTTGCGAATTCGGGGCC is a genomic window of Candidatus Methylomirabilota bacterium containing:
- a CDS encoding amidohydrolase family protein: GGDLAFKRMSVPLYTHDWYPLWEAAAECHFPISFHSTGFKGLRTPDTPKMEQEYSLQWRLVRSSLFQLDGMEVLVSLIASGACEKYPDFRFILGESGVTWIPYVLDRLDTEYNDRARNLGFSMKPSDYFRRQGYTTYQQDQFMEPIIPLVGEDNIIWGADYPHPDCIWPESRRHIEANLGMVSERVRRKITSENVMKLYGLRAESIGPARKVGQAQATA